One part of the Suncus etruscus isolate mSunEtr1 chromosome 2, mSunEtr1.pri.cur, whole genome shotgun sequence genome encodes these proteins:
- the LOC126001426 gene encoding ribonuclease pancreatic-like, with translation MVLKKSFIFPPLLVLLLVLLLGRVQPSLGKESRSKKFQRQHVDSEGSPSSNSNYCDLMMKRRKMTQGRCKPVNTFVHEPLPAIQAVCREQSIPCKNGQPNCHKSNSTMNLTNCRLKKGARDANCAYQTIRKEGHITVACEGNLYLPVHFDGLEAED, from the coding sequence ATGGTTCTGAAGAAGTCCTTCATCTTTCCACCCCTGTTGGTCCTGCTGCTGGTGCTGCTGCTGGGGCGGGTCCAGCCTTCCCTGGGCAAGGAATCTCGGAGCAAGAAATTCCAGAGACAGCACGTGGACTCCGAAGGTTCCCCCAGCAGCAACTCGAACTACTGCGATTTGATGATGAAGCGCAGGAAAATGACACAGGGACGATGCAAGCCAGTGAACACATTTGTGCACGAGCCCCTGCCAGCAATCCAGGCTGTCTGCCGTGAGCAAAGCATCCCCTGCAAGAACGGGCAGCCCAACTGCCACAAAAGCAACTCCACCATGAACCTCACCAACTGTCGCCTGAAGAAAGGCGCCAGAGATGCCAACTGTGCTTACCAGACCATCCGGAAAGAGGGGCACATCACTGTGGCCTGTGAGGGCAACCTGTACTTGCCTGTCCACTTTGATGGTTTGGAGGCTGAAGACTGA